TTGACTCTGCCTGGTGTGGTCAACAGAGGAGCTTCTGAGCCTGGTCGGAAGGGCAACGTGCTGCGGGGGCTAAACAGGGGTTCATAAAAATTATCAGGAAATTCAGGTATGTCTGGCATGGGGGGCAGGTCAGCAATCGCAAACAGCGATCGGTCTATCTCTTGTCCATTTGGCGGAAAGATTACTTCTATATTTTCCCTTGGCGTGTCTGGCATAGTCTTGACGGAGCTGAGAAAATCGTAGACAAAAGCATCGGAGTCAATTACACCGTTTTGATCACTGTCTTCTCCTAGCACCGTGCGCAGACTGCCGTAGAACTGGGGGTTAGCAGGCAGAATGACAGATACTGCTGCATTATCATCTAATCCTTCAAATTCTGTATAGCCCAAAAAGCGATTCTCCGGATCGAACAGTCTAATAGTAATTCGTTCAAAGGGTTCAATACCCCGAATAAACTTTGCCCTTTGATTGATAGGAAAGACAAAATCCCCCACAAATCGTTCTGGCATATAGACATTGTTTCTCTTTCTCTGCCAGGCAATACGGACGATTACCTCCTTTAGCTGGGGGTTATTCTGTCTGATACTGAGAATAAAATTGCCCCGGTTGGTCAACAATCTCTGGCGTAGGGGAAACCTAGTATTGGGGAATAGGCTGTTGTGGGTAGCACGCAATTGATTAAATCTTGCCTGGTCTGTCTCAAAACCGCGAAATGCCCATCCCCGCAGATTTCTAACGTATTCCCCCCGTGATAGCTTTGCCCGCACTACTCCCTGCTAACCGGGTTCCATAAAACACTTATCACCAGCTTCCATTGCCCATTTGTGAGGGTCTGTGGGGGAGGTTTTGGTAAATTCCACTCTGCCATCTAGGACTTGGTATGCTTCTGTGCCATTCTCATTCACCGTTAAGATGTAGGTCGTACCCCTGACTGCCGCTGTCACACTACTAGTACAGGCTGATACACCACTGACCAGGATGCTACCCTGTTGCAATTGCACACCACATTCCCCCACCGTGAATCTTGTATTCCTGCCTAGCCTGGCAATCGCTTTGTTGTCAAAAGTCAATTCTGCCCTCGCTATGCCTGTACGTACCTGCTGATTGCGCTCTGCTACATCTCTTAACTTTGCCTGTCTTTCCTGAATGAAGACTTGATTTCCTTCCAAAATTGCCGTCACAGTTCCCCTCTTGACCGCTACCTGAGCAATCGTTTTTCCCGCTGTGACCACAAGAATAAAAGCTGAGAGAAAAATAGCTCCTGATTTTGCAGAAATAAGTGAGGGCATGGCCATTCTTCAACTGTATGCAAATATACTAGCAGCATTGTGCTACTGGGGAATCATGTACTTTTGTAAAACAACTGGGAAGAAAAACTAAAAAAAAGTCATTTCCTTAAACTTTCGTTATATTGTTCAACTTAACTACTCGGTTAATAATTACTAGAGGTTAACTCTATGTGGGAGCTGCTATCTAACACAGTCATTTTATCGCGTCTGCAGTTTGCGATTACGGCAATATTTCATATGTTGTGGCCCGTTCTGACCACGGGGATGGCAATCTATCTTGTAATAGTTGAGGGGTTGTGGCTGAAGACAAGAAATATCAGTTACTATCACCACGCTCGCTTTTGGTCAAAACTGTATGTCCTCAATTTTGGCTTAGGGGTGGCTTCCGGATTGCCAATGGCATTTCAGTTTGGCTTAAACTGGGCACCTTTTTCGGAGGCAGTGGGGGATTTCTTTGGTACAGTCTTAGGTTTTGAAGGCACCATGGCTTTTATGTTAGAAGCTAGTTTTTTGGGCATTATGCTCTTTGGTTGGGAAAGGGTGCCTCCTTTAATTCATTGGTTATCGACGATGTTAGTAGCGTTCGGGGCTAATCTCTCCACATTTTGGATTTTGAGTGCCAATTCCTGGTTGCAGACTCCCAGCGGTGGGGAATTTATCAATGGTAAGTTTGTGGTGCAAAATTATTTTGCTGCCATCGCTAGTCCCTTTATGGTCAATAGTTTTAGCCATATGTTTCTGGCGACATTTGAAACTTCTCTATTTGTCATCGGGGGAATCAGTGCCTGGTACATTTTCCAAGACCGTCACAAAGAATTTTTTGCTAAGTCACTGCAGATTGTCCTGATTTTAGCTTTGTTTGTTGCTCCCTTACAAATTTTTGTCGGGCACCTCAGTGCGGAACAAGTGTATCACTATCAGCCTGCTAAATTGGCGGCAATGGAAGCGCAATGGGAGACCATTCCTGCGGGCAGTTCCCCTGGTTGGAGTTTATTAGCTGCCCCCAACGATCGATTGCAAAAAAATGACTGGGAGATAAAACTACCTGGTGTACTCAGCTATTTGTTAGAGTTAAAACCAACAGTTAGCCAGCCAGTATTGGGTTTGAAGAATTGGCAACCCCAGGACCGTCCCCACATGATTGGTTTAATCTATTATTCCTTCCGCATTATGATTCTCATCGGTCTTTATTTTGCGGGGTTAATGTTAGTAAGTGTGGTGGAATGGCTGCGAGGAAAACTGACCGATCGGAAATGGTTGATGGCGGGGTGGGTAATTGCGGCACCCTTGGGCTATATCGCTGTAGAATGCGGTTGGATTGTGCGGTGTGTAGGGCGGCAGCCTTGGCTAGTTTATGGCAAAATGCGCACGGTGGAAGCTGCTTCTAACTTACCGGCTGGGGAAATC
This region of Pseudanabaenaceae cyanobacterium SKYG29 genomic DNA includes:
- a CDS encoding cytochrome ubiquinol oxidase subunit I, whose protein sequence is MWELLSNTVILSRLQFAITAIFHMLWPVLTTGMAIYLVIVEGLWLKTRNISYYHHARFWSKLYVLNFGLGVASGLPMAFQFGLNWAPFSEAVGDFFGTVLGFEGTMAFMLEASFLGIMLFGWERVPPLIHWLSTMLVAFGANLSTFWILSANSWLQTPSGGEFINGKFVVQNYFAAIASPFMVNSFSHMFLATFETSLFVIGGISAWYIFQDRHKEFFAKSLQIVLILALFVAPLQIFVGHLSAEQVYHYQPAKLAAMEAQWETIPAGSSPGWSLLAAPNDRLQKNDWEIKLPGVLSYLLELKPTVSQPVLGLKNWQPQDRPHMIGLIYYSFRIMILIGLYFAGLMLVSVVEWLRGKLTDRKWLMAGWVIAAPLGYIAVECGWIVRCVGRQPWLVYGKMRTVEAASNLPAGEILFSLAGLTVMYIIFLAATLFFGSKIIRKGPDLELPAPRMGRVKFVPDRRPAEA
- a CDS encoding FecR family protein, whose protein sequence is MPSLISAKSGAIFLSAFILVVTAGKTIAQVAVKRGTVTAILEGNQVFIQERQAKLRDVAERNQQVRTGIARAELTFDNKAIARLGRNTRFTVGECGVQLQQGSILVSGVSACTSSVTAAVRGTTYILTVNENGTEAYQVLDGRVEFTKTSPTDPHKWAMEAGDKCFMEPG